One Streptomyces sp. L2 genomic window carries:
- a CDS encoding RNA polymerase-binding protein RbpA has product MASGNAIRGSRVGAGPMGEAERGESAPRLRISFWCSNGHETQPSFASDAQVPETWDCPRCGFPAGQDRDNPPDPPRTEPYKTHLAYVRERRSDADGEAILAEALAKLRGEI; this is encoded by the coding sequence GTGGCAAGTGGCAACGCGATCCGAGGAAGCCGGGTCGGGGCGGGGCCGATGGGCGAGGCCGAGCGTGGCGAGTCCGCGCCCCGGCTGCGCATCTCCTTCTGGTGCTCCAACGGGCACGAGACGCAGCCCAGCTTCGCCAGCGACGCGCAGGTCCCCGAAACCTGGGACTGCCCGCGCTGCGGCTTCCCCGCCGGACAGGACCGGGACAACCCGCCGGACCCGCCGCGCACCGAGCCGTACAAGACGCACCTCGCGTACGTACGGGAGCGGCGCAGCGACGCGGACGGCGAGGCGATCCTCGCCGAGGCACTCGCCAAACTGCGCGGCGAGATCTAG
- the yvcK gene encoding uridine diphosphate-N-acetylglucosamine-binding protein YvcK, which translates to MTERTSRLSRLRRAVPEARGGRSRRRGTQPKVVALGGGMGLSASLAALRRITGDLTAVVTVADDGGSSGRLRDELGVLPPGDLRKALAALCGDDDWGQTWSRVIQHRFQSQGDLHDHAVGNLLIVALWEQLGDHVQALDLVGRLLGAHGRVLPMSAVPLELQALVKGHDPTRPEDVDTVRGQATVALTPGEVQSVHLVPHDPPAVPEAVEAVRDADWVVLGPGSWFSSVIPHLLVPELLDALTETKARRVLSLNLAPQPGETEGFSPQRHLEVLGRHAPKLALDVVLADEAAVPDRESLAEAAKRLGAAVELAPVARTDGSPRHDPELLAAAYDRIFRMHGRIGPWR; encoded by the coding sequence ATGACAGAACGTACATCGCGGCTGAGCAGGCTGCGCCGGGCGGTGCCCGAGGCCCGCGGAGGCCGCTCCCGGCGGCGCGGGACCCAGCCCAAGGTCGTCGCGCTCGGCGGAGGCATGGGCCTGTCCGCCTCGCTCGCCGCGCTGCGCCGGATCACCGGTGACCTGACCGCCGTCGTCACCGTGGCCGACGACGGCGGTTCCAGCGGGCGCCTGCGCGACGAGCTGGGCGTGCTGCCGCCCGGCGACCTGCGCAAGGCGCTGGCCGCCCTGTGCGGGGACGACGACTGGGGGCAGACCTGGTCCCGCGTCATCCAGCACCGCTTCCAGTCCCAGGGCGACCTGCACGACCACGCGGTCGGCAACCTGCTGATCGTCGCCCTGTGGGAGCAGCTCGGCGACCACGTCCAGGCCCTGGACCTGGTCGGCAGGCTGCTCGGCGCGCACGGGCGGGTGCTGCCCATGTCCGCCGTGCCGCTGGAGCTGCAGGCCCTGGTCAAGGGGCACGACCCGACACGCCCGGAGGACGTGGACACGGTCCGCGGGCAGGCCACGGTCGCGCTCACCCCGGGCGAGGTGCAGTCCGTGCACCTGGTGCCGCACGACCCGCCGGCGGTGCCCGAGGCCGTCGAGGCGGTCCGGGACGCGGACTGGGTGGTCCTCGGCCCCGGCTCCTGGTTCTCCTCGGTCATCCCGCACCTGCTCGTCCCCGAGCTGCTGGACGCCCTCACCGAGACCAAGGCCCGCCGCGTGCTCTCCCTGAACCTCGCGCCGCAACCCGGAGAAACCGAGGGCTTCTCCCCGCAGCGTCATTTGGAGGTTTTGGGGCGACACGCCCCTAAACTCGCCCTGGACGTGGTGCTGGCCGACGAGGCCGCCGTGCCCGACCGCGAGTCGCTCGCCGAAGCCGCCAAGCGGCTGGGAGCCGCGGTCGAGCTGGCTCCGGTGGCCCGGACCGACGGTTCGCCCCGGCACGACCCGGAGCTGTTGGCCGCCGCGTACGACCGTATTTTCCGGATGCATGGAAGGATCGGCCCATGGCGATGA
- the tpiA gene encoding triose-phosphate isomerase, protein MSTRTPLMAGNWKMNLNHLEAIAHVQKLAFALADKDYDAVDVAVLPPFTDLRSVQTLVEGDKLRIKYGAQDISAHDSGAYTGEISGPMLSKLKCTFVAVGHSERRQYHAETDEIVNGKVKAAYKHGLTPIMCVGEELEVREAGNHVAHTLAQVEGGLKDLPAEQAETIVIAYEPVWAIGTGKVCGAEDAQEVCAAIRGKIAELYTQELADRVRIQYGGSVKAGNVAEIMAQADIDGALVGGASLDADEFVKIVRFRDQ, encoded by the coding sequence GTGAGTACCCGCACGCCGCTGATGGCGGGCAACTGGAAGATGAACCTCAACCACCTCGAGGCCATCGCGCACGTCCAGAAGCTCGCCTTCGCCCTGGCCGACAAGGACTACGACGCCGTCGACGTCGCCGTCCTGCCGCCCTTCACCGACCTGCGCTCCGTGCAGACCCTGGTCGAGGGCGACAAGCTGAGGATCAAGTACGGCGCTCAGGACATCTCGGCGCACGACTCCGGTGCCTACACCGGCGAGATCTCCGGCCCCATGCTGTCCAAGCTGAAGTGCACCTTCGTGGCCGTCGGGCACTCCGAGCGCCGCCAGTACCACGCCGAGACGGACGAGATCGTCAACGGCAAGGTCAAGGCCGCCTACAAGCACGGCCTGACTCCGATCATGTGCGTCGGCGAGGAACTGGAGGTCCGCGAGGCGGGCAACCACGTCGCCCACACCCTCGCCCAGGTCGAGGGCGGCCTGAAGGACCTCCCGGCCGAGCAGGCCGAGACCATCGTGATCGCCTACGAGCCCGTCTGGGCCATCGGCACCGGCAAGGTCTGCGGCGCCGAGGACGCCCAGGAGGTCTGCGCCGCGATCCGGGGCAAGATCGCCGAGCTGTACACGCAGGAGCTGGCCGACCGGGTCCGCATCCAGTACGGCGGCTCCGTCAAGGCCGGCAACGTCGCCGAGATCATGGCGCAGGCCGACATCGACGGCGCCCTGGTCGGCGGCGCCTCGCTGGACGCCGACGAGTTCGTCAAGATCGTGCGCTTCCGCGATCAGTGA
- a CDS encoding phosphoglycerate kinase, producing the protein MKTIDELLADGVSGKRVFVRADLNVPLAGTTITDDGRIRAVLPTVEALADAGARVVVASHLGRPKGAPDPAFSLAPAAARLGELLGSDVAFAADTVGQSAQDTVAGLKDGQVAVLENLRFNPGETAKDDAERDAFADRLATLADVYVSDGFGAVHRKHASVYDLAKKLPHYAGHLISTEVGVLKKLTEDVRRPYVVALGGAKVSDKLAVIDELLGKADRLLIGGGMAYTFLKAQGHEVGISLLQEDQIPAVTEYLRRAEKQGVELVLPVDVLVSREFPDLKTKAPAEYTVVDADKIPADQEGLDIGPKTRELYASKLADAATVFWNGPMGVFEHPDYAEGTKAVAQALLDSDGFTVVGGGDSAAAVRTLGFDENAFGHISTGGGASLEYLEGKTLPGLAALED; encoded by the coding sequence ATGAAGACGATCGACGAACTTCTCGCCGACGGCGTAAGCGGAAAGCGGGTCTTCGTCCGCGCCGACCTCAACGTGCCGCTGGCCGGCACCACCATCACCGACGACGGCCGCATCCGCGCGGTCCTGCCCACCGTCGAGGCCCTCGCCGACGCGGGCGCCCGGGTGGTCGTCGCCTCGCACCTGGGCCGCCCCAAGGGCGCCCCGGACCCCGCGTTCTCCCTCGCGCCGGCCGCCGCCCGCCTCGGCGAACTCCTCGGCTCGGACGTGGCCTTCGCGGCCGACACCGTCGGGCAGTCCGCCCAGGACACGGTCGCGGGCCTGAAGGACGGCCAGGTGGCGGTCCTGGAGAACCTGCGCTTCAACCCCGGCGAGACCGCCAAGGACGACGCCGAGCGCGACGCGTTCGCCGACCGGCTCGCCACCCTCGCCGACGTCTACGTCAGCGACGGCTTCGGCGCCGTGCACAGGAAGCACGCCTCGGTGTACGACCTGGCGAAGAAGCTGCCGCACTACGCCGGCCACCTGATCAGCACCGAGGTCGGCGTGCTGAAGAAGCTGACCGAGGACGTGCGGCGCCCCTACGTCGTCGCGCTCGGCGGCGCCAAGGTCTCCGACAAGCTCGCCGTCATCGACGAACTGCTCGGCAAGGCCGACCGCCTCCTCATCGGCGGCGGCATGGCCTACACCTTCCTCAAGGCCCAGGGCCACGAGGTGGGCATCTCCCTCCTGCAGGAGGACCAGATCCCGGCCGTCACGGAGTACCTGCGGCGCGCCGAGAAGCAGGGCGTCGAGCTGGTGCTACCCGTCGACGTCCTGGTCTCCCGGGAGTTCCCGGACCTGAAGACCAAGGCTCCGGCCGAGTACACCGTGGTCGACGCGGACAAGATCCCCGCCGACCAGGAGGGCCTCGACATCGGCCCGAAGACCCGGGAGCTGTACGCCTCGAAGCTCGCCGACGCCGCGACCGTCTTCTGGAACGGTCCCATGGGCGTCTTCGAGCACCCCGACTACGCCGAGGGCACCAAGGCGGTCGCCCAGGCTCTCCTCGACTCCGACGGCTTCACCGTCGTCGGCGGCGGTGACTCCGCCGCCGCCGTGCGTACGCTCGGCTTCGACGAGAACGCATTCGGCCACATCTCGACCGGTGGCGGCGCCTCCCTCGAATACCTTGAGGGCAAGACGCTCCCCGGCCTCGCCGCACTGGAGGACTGA
- the gap gene encoding type I glyceraldehyde-3-phosphate dehydrogenase produces MTIRVGINGFGRIGRNYFRALLEQGADIEVVAVNDLGDTATTAHLLKYDTILGRLKQEVSHTADTITVGSHTIKVLSERNPADIPWGELGVDIVIESTGIFTKKEDAAKHIAGGAKKVLISAPAKDEDITIVMGVNQDKYDAANHHVISNASCTTNCVAPMAKVLDENFGIVKGLMTTVHAYTNDQRILDFPHKDLRRARAAAENIIPTTTGAAKATALVLPQLKGKLDGIAMRVPVPTGSVTDLVVELGREVTKEEVNAAFQKAAEGELKGLLEYTEDAIVSSDIVNEPASCTFDSSLTMVQDGKNVKVIGWYDNEWGYSNRLVDLTVFVGGQL; encoded by the coding sequence GTGACGATCCGCGTAGGCATCAACGGCTTCGGCCGTATCGGTCGCAACTACTTCCGCGCGCTGCTGGAGCAGGGCGCCGACATCGAGGTTGTGGCCGTCAATGACCTGGGTGACACCGCGACCACGGCTCACCTGCTGAAGTACGACACGATCCTGGGCCGCCTGAAGCAGGAGGTCTCCCACACCGCCGACACCATCACGGTCGGCTCCCACACCATCAAGGTGCTCTCCGAGCGCAACCCGGCCGACATCCCCTGGGGTGAGCTGGGCGTCGACATCGTCATCGAGTCGACCGGCATCTTCACGAAGAAGGAGGACGCCGCCAAGCACATCGCGGGCGGCGCCAAGAAGGTCCTCATCTCGGCTCCGGCCAAGGACGAGGACATCACCATCGTGATGGGCGTCAACCAGGACAAGTACGACGCGGCCAACCACCACGTCATCTCCAACGCCTCCTGCACCACCAACTGTGTGGCGCCGATGGCGAAGGTCCTCGACGAGAACTTCGGCATCGTCAAGGGTCTGATGACGACGGTGCACGCGTACACGAACGACCAGCGGATCCTGGACTTCCCGCACAAGGACCTGCGCCGCGCCCGCGCCGCCGCCGAGAACATCATCCCGACCACCACCGGTGCCGCCAAGGCCACCGCCCTGGTGCTCCCGCAGCTCAAGGGCAAGCTGGACGGCATCGCGATGCGCGTCCCGGTCCCGACCGGCTCGGTCACCGACCTCGTCGTCGAACTGGGCCGCGAGGTCACGAAGGAAGAGGTCAACGCCGCCTTCCAGAAGGCCGCCGAGGGCGAGCTGAAGGGCCTGCTCGAGTACACGGAGGACGCGATCGTCTCCTCCGACATCGTCAACGAGCCGGCCTCCTGCACCTTCGACTCGTCCCTGACCATGGTCCAGGACGGCAAGAACGTGAAGGTCATCGGCTGGTACGACAACGAGTGGGGCTACTCCAACCGCCTCGTGGACCTCACGGTCTTCGTCGGCGGCCAGCTCTGA
- the uvrC gene encoding excinuclease ABC subunit UvrC, with the protein MADPSSYRPRPGDIPDSPGVYRFRDEHRRVIYVGKAKSLRQRLANYFQDLANLHPRTRTMVTTAASVEWTVVSTEVEALQLEYSWIKEYDPRFNVKYRDDKSYPYLAVTMNEEFPRVQVMRGHKKKGVRYFGPYAHAWAIRDTVDLLLRVFPVRTCSAGVFKNAARTGRPCLLGYIGKCSAPCVARIAPEDHRDLAEDFCDFMAGRTGAYLRRLEKQMMEAAEEMEYERAARLRDDVEALRKAMEKSAVVLADATDADLVAVAEDELEAAVQIFHVRGGRVRGQRGWVTDKVEEITTGALVEHALQQLYGEESGDAVPKEVLVPALPEPVEPVQEWLTGRRGSNVSLRIPQRGDKKALMETVQRNAQQSLVLHKTKRASDLTTRSRALEEIAEALDLDSAPLRVECYDISHLQGDDVVASMVVFEDGLARKSEYRRFQIKGFAGQDDVRSMHEVITRRFRRYLAEKERTGEWADGADGAETADGAGTDAGAGTVLPDGDPLGGSLKDDEGRPKKFAYPPQLVVVDGGRPQVAAARRALDELGIDDIAVCGLAKRLEEVWVPGEDDPVVLPRTSEGLYLLQRVRDEAHRFAITYQRAKRAKRFRTGALDDVPGLGETRKQALIKHFGSVKKLRAATIDEIQQVPGIGRKTAETIAVALARATPAAPAVNTATGEIIEEEEPETTAGSPGEPVTAGHPDERRGQET; encoded by the coding sequence ATGGCCGATCCCTCCAGCTACCGCCCCAGGCCGGGTGACATCCCGGACTCCCCCGGGGTGTACAGGTTCCGTGACGAGCACCGCCGGGTGATCTACGTCGGGAAGGCGAAGAGCCTGCGCCAGCGCCTGGCGAACTACTTCCAGGACCTGGCGAACCTGCACCCGCGCACCCGGACGATGGTGACCACCGCCGCGTCCGTGGAGTGGACCGTGGTGTCCACGGAGGTCGAGGCACTGCAGCTGGAGTACTCCTGGATCAAGGAGTACGACCCCCGGTTCAACGTCAAGTACCGCGACGACAAGAGCTACCCGTACCTCGCGGTGACGATGAACGAGGAGTTCCCCCGGGTCCAGGTGATGCGCGGTCACAAGAAGAAGGGCGTGCGGTATTTCGGGCCGTACGCGCACGCGTGGGCCATCCGGGACACCGTCGACCTGCTGCTGCGGGTGTTCCCGGTGCGCACCTGCTCGGCGGGCGTCTTCAAGAACGCGGCCCGCACCGGCCGGCCCTGCCTGCTCGGCTACATCGGCAAGTGCTCCGCACCCTGCGTCGCCCGGATCGCCCCCGAGGACCACCGCGACCTGGCCGAGGACTTCTGCGACTTCATGGCCGGCCGCACCGGCGCCTACCTCCGGCGCCTGGAGAAGCAGATGATGGAGGCGGCCGAGGAGATGGAGTACGAGCGGGCCGCTCGCCTGCGCGACGACGTCGAGGCTCTGAGGAAGGCCATGGAGAAGAGCGCGGTCGTGCTCGCCGACGCGACCGACGCGGACCTCGTCGCGGTCGCCGAGGACGAGCTGGAGGCCGCCGTACAGATCTTCCACGTGCGCGGCGGCAGGGTGCGCGGCCAGCGCGGCTGGGTGACCGACAAGGTGGAGGAGATCACCACCGGCGCCCTCGTCGAGCACGCCCTGCAGCAGCTCTACGGGGAGGAGAGCGGGGACGCCGTCCCCAAGGAGGTCCTCGTCCCGGCGCTGCCCGAACCGGTCGAGCCGGTCCAGGAGTGGCTGACCGGCCGCCGTGGCTCGAACGTGTCGCTGCGCATCCCGCAGCGCGGCGACAAGAAGGCGCTCATGGAGACCGTGCAGCGCAACGCCCAGCAGTCACTCGTCCTGCACAAGACCAAGCGTGCCTCCGACCTGACCACCCGTTCGCGCGCCCTGGAGGAGATCGCCGAGGCCCTCGACCTGGACAGCGCCCCGCTGCGGGTCGAGTGCTACGACATCTCCCACCTCCAGGGGGACGACGTCGTGGCCTCCATGGTCGTCTTCGAGGACGGGCTGGCCCGCAAGAGCGAGTACCGGCGCTTCCAGATCAAGGGCTTCGCCGGGCAGGACGACGTGCGCTCCATGCACGAGGTGATCACCCGCCGCTTCCGGCGCTACCTCGCCGAGAAGGAGCGGACGGGGGAGTGGGCCGACGGAGCCGACGGAGCGGAGACCGCCGACGGAGCCGGGACGGACGCCGGCGCCGGGACCGTGCTGCCCGACGGCGACCCGCTGGGCGGCTCCCTCAAGGACGACGAGGGCCGTCCCAAGAAGTTCGCCTACCCGCCCCAGCTCGTCGTCGTCGACGGCGGCCGGCCGCAGGTCGCCGCCGCCCGGCGGGCCCTGGACGAGCTGGGAATCGACGACATCGCGGTGTGCGGTCTCGCCAAGCGCCTGGAGGAGGTGTGGGTGCCCGGTGAGGACGACCCCGTGGTCCTGCCCCGCACCAGCGAAGGCCTCTACCTGCTCCAGCGCGTCCGTGACGAGGCCCACCGCTTCGCGATCACCTACCAGCGGGCCAAGCGCGCCAAACGCTTCCGCACCGGCGCCCTGGACGACGTGCCGGGCCTCGGGGAGACCCGCAAGCAGGCCCTGATCAAGCACTTCGGCTCGGTCAAGAAGCTGCGGGCCGCCACCATCGACGAGATCCAGCAGGTCCCCGGCATAGGCCGCAAGACGGCCGAGACCATCGCCGTGGCCCTCGCCCGGGCGACCCCGGCCGCACCCGCCGTGAACACGGCGACCGGAGAGATCATTGAGGAGGAGGAACCCGAAACGACGGCGGGTTCCCCCGGGGAGCCCGTCACGGCGGGCCACCCGGACGAACGACGGGGGCAGGAGACATGA
- the whiA gene encoding DNA-binding protein WhiA: MAMTAAVKDEVSRLPVTRTCCRKAEVSAILRFAGGLHLVSGRIVIEAELDTAMAARRLKRDILEIFGHGSELIVMAPGGLRRGSRYVIRVVAGGDQLARQTGLVDGRGRPIRGLPPQVVSGATCDAEAAWRGAFLAHGSLTEPGRSSSLEVTCPGPEAALALVGAARRLSIAAKAREVRGVDRVVVRDGDAIGALLTRLGAHESVLAWEERRMRREVRATANRLANFDDANLRRSARAAVAAGARVQRALEILADEVPEHLAAAGRLRMEHKQASLEELGALADPPLTKDAVAGRIRRLLAMADKRASDLGIPGTEANLTEELADNLAG; encoded by the coding sequence ATGGCGATGACGGCAGCGGTGAAGGACGAGGTCTCCCGGCTCCCCGTCACCCGGACCTGCTGCAGGAAGGCGGAGGTCTCCGCCATTCTGCGGTTCGCCGGCGGCCTCCACCTGGTGAGCGGGCGCATCGTGATCGAGGCGGAGCTGGACACCGCGATGGCGGCCCGCCGTCTCAAGCGGGACATCCTGGAGATCTTCGGCCACGGCTCCGAGCTGATCGTGATGGCCCCCGGCGGACTGCGCCGCGGCTCGCGGTACGTGATCCGGGTCGTGGCCGGCGGCGACCAGCTGGCCCGGCAGACCGGCCTGGTCGACGGCCGGGGCCGGCCGATCCGCGGGCTGCCCCCGCAGGTCGTCTCCGGGGCCACCTGTGACGCCGAGGCGGCGTGGCGCGGGGCCTTCCTGGCGCACGGCTCGCTGACCGAGCCCGGCCGCTCCTCCTCGCTGGAGGTGACCTGCCCCGGCCCGGAGGCCGCGCTCGCCCTCGTCGGCGCCGCCCGCAGACTGTCGATCGCCGCTAAGGCCCGCGAGGTCAGGGGCGTGGACCGGGTCGTCGTCCGCGACGGCGACGCGATCGGCGCCCTGCTCACCCGCCTCGGGGCGCACGAGTCCGTGCTGGCCTGGGAGGAGCGCCGGATGCGCCGCGAGGTGCGGGCCACGGCGAACCGGCTCGCCAACTTCGACGACGCCAACCTGCGCCGTTCGGCCCGGGCCGCGGTGGCCGCCGGCGCCCGGGTGCAGCGCGCCCTGGAGATCCTCGCCGACGAGGTCCCCGAGCACCTCGCGGCCGCCGGGCGGCTGCGCATGGAGCACAAGCAGGCCTCCCTGGAGGAGCTTGGCGCGCTCGCCGACCCGCCGCTCACCAAGGACGCGGTGGCCGGCCGGATCCGCCGCCTGCTGGCGATGGCCGACAAGCGCGCCTCGGACCTCGGCATCCCCGGCACGGAGGCCAACCTGACCGAGGAGCTGGCGGACAACCTCGCGGGCTGA
- the secG gene encoding preprotein translocase subunit SecG — MVLGFSIALIVFSLLLMLLVLMHKGKGGGLSDMFGGGMQSSVGGSSVAERNLDRITVVIGLLWFACIIVLGILMKSNA, encoded by the coding sequence GTGGTTTTGGGGTTCTCGATCGCCCTGATCGTCTTCAGCCTGCTGCTGATGCTGCTGGTGCTGATGCACAAGGGAAAGGGCGGCGGCCTCTCCGACATGTTCGGTGGCGGCATGCAGTCGTCGGTCGGCGGTTCCTCCGTCGCCGAGCGCAACCTCGACCGGATCACCGTCGTGATCGGTCTGCTGTGGTTCGCGTGCATCATCGTCCTCGGCATTCTGATGAAGTCGAACGCCTGA
- the rapZ gene encoding RNase adapter RapZ — translation MSEHDARPAAEREQTHPEADAVQENGAQVSTDVTPAMAPEAAIPELVIISGMSGAGRSTAAKCLEDLGWFVVDNLPPALIPTMVELGARSQGNVARIAVVVDVRGRRFFDNLRESLADLEAKHVTRRIVFLESSDDALVRRFESVRRPHPLQGDGRIVDGIAAERELLRELRGDADLVIDTSSLNVHELRAKMDAQFAGEEEPELRATVMSFGFKYGLPVDADLVADMRFLPNPHWVPELRPFTGLNDEVAAYVFNQPGAKDFLDRYAELLRLIAAGYRREGKRYVTIAIGCTGGKHRSVAMSEKLAARLAAEGVETVVVHRDMGRE, via the coding sequence ATGAGCGAGCACGACGCACGGCCCGCAGCGGAGCGAGAACAGACGCACCCGGAAGCGGACGCGGTTCAGGAAAACGGAGCACAGGTGAGTACGGACGTCACGCCGGCCATGGCCCCCGAGGCGGCCATCCCCGAGCTGGTGATCATCTCAGGCATGTCCGGAGCGGGCCGCTCGACGGCGGCGAAGTGCCTGGAGGACCTCGGCTGGTTCGTCGTCGACAACCTGCCGCCCGCCCTCATCCCCACCATGGTGGAACTGGGCGCCCGCTCCCAGGGCAACGTGGCCCGGATCGCGGTCGTCGTCGACGTACGCGGCCGGCGCTTCTTCGACAATCTGCGCGAGTCCCTCGCCGACCTGGAGGCCAAGCACGTCACCCGGCGGATCGTCTTCCTGGAGTCCTCCGACGACGCGCTCGTGCGCCGCTTCGAGTCCGTGCGCCGCCCGCACCCCCTCCAGGGCGACGGCCGGATCGTCGACGGCATCGCCGCCGAGCGCGAACTGCTGCGCGAGCTGCGCGGCGACGCCGACCTGGTGATCGACACCTCCAGCCTCAACGTGCACGAGCTGCGCGCCAAGATGGACGCCCAGTTCGCCGGCGAGGAGGAGCCCGAGCTGCGGGCCACCGTGATGTCCTTCGGCTTCAAGTACGGCCTGCCCGTCGACGCCGACCTCGTCGCGGACATGCGGTTTCTGCCCAACCCGCACTGGGTCCCGGAGCTGCGGCCGTTCACCGGCCTGAACGACGAGGTCGCCGCCTACGTCTTCAACCAGCCCGGCGCCAAGGACTTCCTCGACCGGTACGCCGAACTGCTCCGGCTCATCGCGGCCGGCTACCGGCGTGAGGGCAAGCGGTATGTGACCATCGCCATCGGCTGCACGGGCGGCAAGCACCGCTCGGTCGCCATGTCGGAGAAGCTCGCCGCGCGCCTCGCGGCCGAGGGCGTGGAGACGGTGGTCGTGCACCGGGACATGGGACGGGAATGA
- the pgi gene encoding glucose-6-phosphate isomerase, giving the protein MNADGRARLNQTPEWTALAKHREEQAGVQLRELFAADPGRGTGYTLQVGDLYIDYSKHLVTDETLRLLRELAAATDVFGLRDDMFRGEKINVTEGRAVLHTALRAPRGTVIEVDGENVVPAVHAVLNRMADFAERVRSGTWRGHTGKRIKNVVNIGIGGSDLGPAMAYEVLRPYTDRSLTVRFVSNVDGADLHEATRDLDPAETLFIIASKTFTTVETITNATSARSWLLAALGDEEAVAQHFVALSTNAEKVAGFGIDTANMFEFWDWVGGRYSYDSAIGLSLMIAIGPDRFREMLDGFHLVDEHFRTAPAEANAPLLMGLLGIWYDNFHDAQSHAVLPYSHYLSRFTAYLQQLDMESNGKHVARDGREVDWQTGPVVWGTPGTNGQHAYYQLIHQGTKLIPADFIGFAEPVAELSGELKAQHDLLMANFFAQTQALAFGKTAEEVRAEGVPEELVPHKTFRGNRPTTTILARELTPSVLGQLVALYEHKVFVQGAVWNIDSFDQWGVELGKVLAKRVEPALSEGVAVPGLDASTLALVEKYRSLRGR; this is encoded by the coding sequence ATGAACGCAGACGGCCGGGCACGGCTCAACCAGACGCCCGAGTGGACCGCGCTCGCCAAGCACCGGGAGGAGCAGGCCGGCGTCCAACTGAGGGAGCTGTTCGCCGCCGATCCCGGGCGCGGTACCGGGTACACGCTGCAGGTCGGTGACCTGTACATCGACTACTCCAAGCACCTGGTCACCGACGAGACGCTGCGGTTGCTGCGTGAGCTGGCCGCCGCCACCGACGTCTTCGGACTGCGGGACGACATGTTCCGCGGCGAGAAGATCAACGTCACCGAGGGCCGGGCCGTCCTGCACACCGCGCTGCGCGCCCCGCGCGGCACGGTGATCGAGGTCGACGGGGAGAACGTGGTCCCGGCGGTGCACGCCGTGCTAAACCGGATGGCCGACTTCGCCGAACGGGTCCGCTCCGGCACCTGGAGAGGGCACACCGGCAAGCGCATCAAGAACGTCGTCAACATCGGCATCGGCGGCTCCGACCTGGGCCCCGCGATGGCCTACGAGGTGCTACGGCCCTACACCGACCGCTCGCTGACCGTCCGCTTCGTCTCCAACGTCGACGGCGCCGACCTGCACGAGGCCACGCGCGACCTCGACCCGGCCGAGACGTTGTTCATCATCGCATCCAAGACCTTCACCACCGTCGAGACGATCACCAACGCGACCTCCGCCCGCTCCTGGCTGCTGGCCGCGCTCGGCGACGAGGAGGCGGTGGCCCAGCACTTCGTGGCGCTGTCGACCAACGCCGAGAAGGTCGCCGGGTTCGGCATCGACACGGCCAACATGTTCGAGTTCTGGGACTGGGTCGGCGGACGCTACTCGTACGACTCCGCGATCGGCCTCTCGCTGATGATCGCCATCGGCCCGGACCGGTTCCGGGAGATGCTGGACGGGTTCCACCTGGTCGACGAGCACTTCCGCACGGCGCCCGCCGAGGCCAACGCCCCGCTGCTGATGGGCCTGTTGGGCATCTGGTACGACAATTTCCACGACGCCCAGTCGCACGCCGTACTGCCGTACAGCCACTACCTCTCCCGGTTCACCGCGTATCTGCAGCAGCTGGACATGGAGTCCAACGGCAAGCACGTGGCGCGGGACGGCAGGGAGGTGGACTGGCAGACCGGGCCGGTGGTGTGGGGCACGCCCGGCACCAACGGGCAGCACGCCTACTACCAGTTGATCCACCAGGGTACGAAGCTGATCCCGGCCGACTTCATCGGTTTCGCCGAGCCGGTCGCCGAGCTGAGCGGTGAACTCAAGGCTCAGCACGATCTGCTGATGGCCAACTTCTTCGCGCAGACCCAGGCGCTGGCCTTCGGCAAGACGGCCGAGGAGGTACGGGCCGAGGGGGTGCCGGAGGAACTGGTGCCGCACAAGACGTTCCGGGGCAACCGGCCTACGACGACGATCCTCGCCCGGGAGCTGACGCCGTCCGTGCTGGGACAGTTGGTCGCCCTGTACGAGCACAAGGTGTTCGTACAGGGGGCCGTGTGGAACATCGACTCGTTCGACCAGTGGGGTGTGGAGCTGGGGAAGGTGCTGGCCAAGCGGGTGGAGCCGGCGCTGAGCGAGGGGGTGGCTGTGCCGGGGCTGGACGCGTCGACGCTGGCGCTGGTCGAGAAGTACCGGTCGCTGCGCGGGCGTTGA